In Helianthus annuus cultivar XRQ/B chromosome 3, HanXRQr2.0-SUNRISE, whole genome shotgun sequence, a single window of DNA contains:
- the LOC110927654 gene encoding 50S ribosomal protein L25 — protein MLAPRQVLTRALLFRHIRQSSTAAALVQVNNELPLTYLEGFPKPDAKHAETIVALPRAQSGKNISAKERKAGRVPSIVFEQEDGQHGGNKRLISVQNNHIKKLVNHLGRSYFLSRLFDLEVRPDVESEDIIEKVRVLPRLLHLHASTDAVLNVTFMRAPYGALLKVDVPLVFIGDDVSPGLKKGSYLNIIKRTVKFICPADIIPPFIEVDLSELDVGQKLVMGDLKVHPALKLVWPKDEPVCKISGARASAESRKSK, from the exons ATGTTGGCCCCACGCCAAGTGCTCACTAGAGCCCTACTTTTCCGCCACATCAGACAATCATCCACTGCTGCAGCTTTAGTTCAAGTGAATAACGAACTGCCGCTCACTTATCTTGAAGGTTTCCCAAAGCCTGATGCGAAACATGCAGAGACAATTGTAGCATTGCCACGTGCGCAGTCCGGGAAAAATATATCTGCTAAAGAGCGTAAGGCTGGACGGGTACCGAGCATCGTGTTTGAGCAAGAGGATGGCCAGCATGGCGGTAATAAACGGCTCATATCTGTTCAGAATAATCATATCAAGAAGCTTGTAAATCACCTTGGTCGTTCTTATTTTCTGTCACGCCTTTTCGATCTTGAGGTTCGGCCCGATGTTGAAAGTGAGGATATTATTGAAAAAGTCCGCGTTTTGCCTCGACTG CTTCATCTCCATGCTAGCACAGATGCTGTGCTTAATGTTACATTCATGAGAGCACCATATGGTGCTTTGTTGAAAGTTGATGTTCCGCTCGTGTTTATTGGAGATGATGTGTCACCTGGGTTGAAGAAAG GGTCTTATTTAAACATCATCAAGAGAACGGTGAAGTTCATATGCCCTGCGGACATAATCCCGCCCTTTATTGAGGTAGATTTGAGCGAGTTAGATGTGGGGCAGAAGCTGGTAATGGGTGATCTCAAAGTTCATCCAGCTCTAAAACTTGTTTGGCCGAAAGACGAACCCGTTTGCAAGATTTCAGGGGCAAGGGCTTCTGCTGAATCCAGAAAGTCTAAATAA